Proteins encoded within one genomic window of Rhododendron vialii isolate Sample 1 chromosome 1a, ASM3025357v1:
- the LOC131325668 gene encoding glucan endo-1,3-beta-glucosidase: MAKPLLLRYPIIFTIYTLFITHQSTAARLSIGINYGTVADNLPPPSQVANFIQSQTAIDKVKIFDANPDILRAFADSNVSITVAVANADIPAVAKLPAAQSWVANNILPFFPQSRIRRIAVGNEVIATSDKTLIAHLLPAMKCLHSALNGAGITNIEVSSPHSMGILSTSDPPSSGRFRRGYNQAIFAPILDFHRQTKTPFMVSPYPFFGFTDKTLNYALFNPNGGVFDETTGLNYTNMFDAQLDAVYSAMKRLGYDDVDIVVAETGWPSAGDPDQPGISVDKAASYNGNLIRHVNSGKGTPLMPNRTFETYVFSLFNEDLKPSNSERNFGLFRPDLSPVYDAGILRNGQSIAPTPASPTAPSPPNSGNKWCVPKQDASDEALQANIDFVCDSGVDCTPIQNNGPCFEPDTVRSHASFAMNAYFQANGRNDYDCDFTNTGVITMVDPSYKECKFLD; this comes from the exons ATGGCAAAACCCCTACTCCTACGATACCCCATCATCTTCACCATCTATACCCTCTTCATCACCCACCAATCCACCGCCGCCAGACTCTCCATCGGCATCAACTACGGCACCGTGGCCGACAACCTCCCGCCGCCGTCCCAAGTCGCCAACTTCATCCAATCCCAAACCGCCATCGACAAAGTAAAAATCTTCGACGCCAACCCCGACATCCTCCGCGCCTTTGCCGACTCCAACGTGTCGATCACCGTTGCGGTGGCCAATGCCGATATCCCTGCCGTGGCGAAACTCCCCGCCGCCCAATCCTGGGTGGCTAACAATATACTTCCGTTCTTCCCACAAAGCAGAATCCGGCGCATTGCTGTTGGGAACGAAGTGATTGCTACCTCCGATAAAACATTAATTGCGCATCTTCTCCCCGCCATGAAGTGCCTTCACTCCGCCCTTAATGGCGCAGGAATCACGAATATTGAAGTCTCTTCGCCGCACTCTATGG GTATCCTATCAACCTCAGACCCTCCTAGTTCGGGTCGGTTCCGTCGGGGCTACAACCAGGCCATATTCGCCCCGATTCTGGACTTCCATCGCCAAACCAAGACACCCTTCATGGTTTCCCCATACCCGTTTTTCGGGTTCACAGATAAAACCCTAAACTACGCTCTGTTCAATCCAAACGGTGGCGTTTTCGACGAAACCACAGGGTTAAACTACACCAACATGTTTGATGCCCAATTAGACGCGGTCTACTCAGCAATGAAGAGGCTTGGATACGATGACGTGGACATTGTGGTGGCCGAAACCGGGTGGCCTTCGGCAGGCGACCCAGATCAGCCGGGCATAAGTGTGGATAAAGCGGCGTCGTATAATGGGAACCTAATCAGGCACGTGAACTCTGGAAAAGGCACGCCGTTGATGCCCAACAGAACTTTTGAGACGTACGTGTTCTCCTTGTTCAATGAGGACCTCAAGCCGTCGAATTCGGAGCGGAATTTCGGGTTGTTTCGACCCGACTTGTCTCCGGTTTACGACGCGGGTATTCTTCGTAATGGACAG AGCATTGCTCCCACGCCAGCAAGTCCAACGGCTCCATCCCCGCCCAATTCGGGCAACAAGTGGTGCGTACCGAAGCAAGACGCGAGCGACGAAGCATTGCAGGCCAACATAGACTTCGTCTGCGACTCAGGGGTGGACTGCACCCCGATACAGAACAACGGGCCCTGCTTCGAACCAGACACAGTACGGTCGCATGCTTCATTCGCCATGAACGCTTACTTCCAGGCCAATGGTCGCAACGATTACGACTGTGACTTCACCAACACGGGTGTTATCACCATGGTTGACCCCA GTTACAAGGAATGTAAATTCTTGGActga
- the LOC131318644 gene encoding serine/threonine-protein kinase PCRK2-like produces the protein MDCLQIATVDEDGAVPRPNAASKVLWVSRSLSVASSSSQRRANDLRVFTFGELEAATGGFSRGMMIGEGEFGCVYRGVVRVSDFDDGNWSGLNMDVAVKQLDLNGFQGHKEWINEVNILGVVKHPNLVKLVGYCAEDDETGIRRLLVYEFMHNKSLEDHLFIREVSPLSWMARLRIAQDAARGLAHLHEEMDFQIIFLDLKTSDILLDENFNAKLSDFGQARQGPAAGLSHISTSSVVRPTRYAAPEYIQTGRLSARSDVWSFGVVLYELITGRRAVEKNMPCNEQKLLDWVRPYVSDSRKFHLIVDPRLGGQYCIKSAKNLAALANKCLAKNAKSRPKMSEVVEMLGKIIRETSSENDSAPQHAKETQGKETIGKKEETKKSIWKFNWCRIWD, from the exons ATGGACTGCTTGCAAATCGCCACTGTCGACGAGGACGGCGCCGTTCCGAGGCCGAACGCCGCGTCCAAGGTGTTGTGGGTTTCCCGGTCCCTGAGCGTGGCGTCGAGCTCGAGCCAGCGCAGGGCCAACGACCTGCGGGTGTTCACGTTCGGGGAGTTGGAAGCGGCCACGGGAGGGTTCAGCAGGGGCATGATGATCGGGGAGGGAGAGTTTGGGTGCGTTTACAGAGGCGTTGTCAGGGTTTCCGATTTTGATGATGGTAATTGGTCGGGTTTGAATATGGATGTCGCTGTTAAACAGCTCGATCTCAACGGATTCCAG GGGCATAAGGAGTGGATTAATGAAGTGAACATTTTGGGTGTAGTCAAGCACCCAAATCTTGTCAAGTTAGTGGGGTATTGTGCAGAAGATGATGAAACAGGGATACGTCGTCTTTTGGTGTATGAGTTTATGCACAACAAAAGCTTGGAGGATCATTTATTTATTCGAGAAGTGTCTCCTTTGTCATGGATGGCAAGACTAAGAATTGCTCAAGATGCAGCCCGTGGTTTGGCTCACCTGCATGAAGAGATGGATTTTCAG ATAATATTTCTAGATCTTAAAACTTCAGACATTCTCCTGGATGAAAACTTCAATGCAAAGCTCTCAGACTTTGGACAGGCTAGGCAGGGTCCAGCTGCTGGACTAAGTCATATTTCAACATCATCA GTTGTTCGTCCAACGCGTTATGCAGCTCCTGAATACATTCAAACTGGCAGGTTGAGTGCTAGAAGTGACGTTTGGAGCTTCGGTGTGGTTCTCTACGAGCTAATCACTGGAAGGAGAGCAGTAGAAAAAAACATGCCTTGCAATGAGCAGAAGCTCTTGGATTGGGTGAGACCTTATGTGTCAGATTCAAGAAAATTTCACCTTATAGTAGACCCCAGACTAGGTGGTCAATATTGTATCAAGTCAGCTAAAAATCTTGCAGCTCTGGCAAACAAGTGCCTCGCAAAAAATGCCAAATCCCGGCCTAAAATGAGTGAGGTGGTTGAGATGCTAGGAAAGATAATTAGGGAGACATCATCAGAAAATGATTCCGCTCCCCAACATGCCAAAGAAACACAAGGCAAAGAAACTATAGGCAAGAAGGAAGAAACCAAGAAATCTATTTGGAAGTTCAATTGGTGCAGAATATGGGACTAG
- the LOC131333194 gene encoding probable serine/threonine-protein kinase PBL10, whose product MTWSQLMGICLSARIKAESPCHTGVNSKPVSTDGTDLSGSVSKGSSVSVPLTPRSEGEILQSANLKSFTFSDLKMATRNFRPDSVLGEGGFGSVFKGWIDEGSYTAAKPGTGVVVAVKRLNQDGFQGHREWLAEVNYLGQFYHPHLVKLVGYCLEDEHRLLVYEFMPRGSLENHLFRRGSYFQPLSWNLRLKVALGAAKGLAFLHSAETKVIYRDFKTSNILLDSNYNAKLSDFGLAKDGPTGDKSHVSTRVMGTYGYAAPEYLATGHLTAKSDVYSFGVVLLEMLSGRRAVDKNRPSGQHGLVEWAKPYLGNKRKIFRVLDTRLEGQYSLDTAYKAASLAVRSLSMDPKFRPNMDEVVEELEQLQDSKETQSSARRTSSGPKPRRRRAGDGKAEAAYPRPSASPLFTK is encoded by the exons ATGACTTGGAGTCAACTAATGGGGATTTGCCTGAGTGCTAGAATCAAAGCCGAGAGCCCCTGTCACACAG GGGTGAATTCAAAACCTGTTAGCACAGATGGCACTGATCTAAGTGGCTCTGTCAGTAAAGGGTCATCAGTTTCTGTGCCTTTGACTCCTCGGAGTGAGGGTGAAATCTTGCAGTCTGCTAATTTGAAGAGCTTTACCTTTTCTGATCTGAAAATGGCCACAAGGAACTTCCGTCCGGATAGCGTACTTGGAGAAGGTGGATTTGGTTCAGTTTTCAAGGGTTGGATCGACGAGGGCTCTTATACAGCCGCAAAGCCTGGGACTGGTGTTGTTGTTGCTGTGAAAAGGCTTAACCAAGATGGTTTCCAAGGTCACAGAGAATGGCTG GCAGAAGTGAATTATCTGGGGCAGTTTTATCACCCGCATCTCGTGAAACTCGTTGGGTATTGCTTGGAGGATGAACACAGGCTTCTCGTGTATGAATTCATGCCTAGGGGCAGCTTAGAGAATCATTTATTCAGGA GAGGTTCTTACTTCCAACCTCTTTCTTGGAACCTTCGTCTAAAAGTTGCTCTCGGTGCTGCAAAGGGACTTGCTTTTCTTCACAGTGCTGAAACAAAAGTCATTTATCGGGATTTCAAAACTTCCAATATATTGCTTGATTCC AACTACAATGCGAAGCTTTCTGATTTTGGCTTGGCTAAGGATGGGCCGACAGGCGACAAGAGCCATGTCTCCACCAGGGTCATGGGGACCTACGGATATGCAGCTCCAGAGTATCTAGCCACCG GTCATTTGACTGCCAAGAGTGATGTTTATAGCTTTGGAGTAGTTCTACTTGAAATGCTATCAGGCCGACGAGCAGTGGACAAGAATAGGCCATCCGGACAACATGGTCTGGTGGAATGGGCCAAACCCTATTTGGGCAACAAACGTAAAATCTTTCGCGTCCTCGACACCCGTCTCGAAGGCCAGTACTCTTTGGATACTGCCTATAAGGCAGCCAGCCTTGCAGTGCGAAGTTTGTCCATGGACCCGAAGTTCAGGCCCAACATGGATGAAGTGGTGGAGGAATTGGAACAGCTTCAGGATTCGAAAGAAACACAAAGTAGTGCTCGACGAACAAGCAGTGGGCCAAAGCCTCGCAGACGAAGAGCCGGTGATGGAAAAGCCGAAGCTGCTTATCCCAGACCATCTGCTTCCCCACTCTTCACTAAATGA
- the LOC131318638 gene encoding serine/threonine-protein kinase PCRK2-like, which produces MDCFKITTVDEEYDGDGAVPRPSAASKVSWVTRSLSVASSSRRSESARDFTDSLEFFTQPRANNLRVFTFGELKAATRGFSRGMMIGEGGFGCVYRGVVRFSDVDDGNCSGSNMDVAVKQLNRNGFQGHKEWINEVNFLGVVKHPNLVKLVGYCAEDDERGIQRLLVYELMYNKSLEDHLFIREVSPLSWMARLRIAQDAARGLAYLHEEMDFQLIFRDLKTSNILLDENFSAKLSDFGLARQGPAAGLSYISASSVVGTAGYAAPEYIQTGRLTAKSDVWSFGVVLYELITGRRAVEKNMPRNEQKLLDWVRPYVSDSRKFHLIVDPRLEGQYCIKSAQKLASLANKCLAKNAKSRPKMSELVEMLGKIISETLSENDSAPQHAKETQGKKEETEKSVRKFNWKNWTLR; this is translated from the exons ATGGACTGCTTCAAAATCACCACCGTCGACGAGGAATACGACGGGGACGGCGCTGTTCCGAGGCCGTCCGCCGCGTCCAAGGTATCGTGGGTTACACGGTCCCTGAGCGTGGCGTCGAGCTCGAGGCGGTCCGAGTCGGCGAGAGACTTCACCGACTCGCTCGAGTTTTTCACCCAGCCCAGGGCCAACAACCTGCGGGTGTTCACGTTCGGGGAGTTGAAAGCGGCCACGAGAGGGTTCAGCAGGGGCATGATGATCGGAGAGGGAGGGTTTGGGTGCGTTTACAGAGGCGTTGTTAGGTTTTCCGATGTTGATGATGGTAATTGTTCGGGTTCGAATATGGATGTCGCTGTTAAACAGCTCAATCGCAACGGATTCCAG GGGCATAAGGAGTGGATTAATGAAGTGAACTTTTTGGGTGTAGTCAAGCACCCAAAtcttgtaaagttagtgggatATTGTGCAGAAGATGATGAAAGAGGGATACAACGTCTTCTGGTGTATGAGCTTATGTACAACAAAAGCTTGGAGGATCATTTATTTATTCGAGAAGTGTCTCCTCTGTCATGGATGGCAAGACTAAGAATTGCTCAAGATGCAGCTCGTGGTTTGGCTTACCTGCATGAAGAGATGGATTTTCAG CTAATATTTCGAGATCTTAAAACTTCCAACATTCTCCTGGATGAGAACTTCAGTGCAAAGCTCTCAGACTTTGGACTGGCTAGGCAGGGTCCAGCTGCTGGACTAAGTTATATTTCAGCATCATCG GTTGTTGGTACAGCAGGTTATGCAGCTCCTGAATACATTCAAACTGGCAGGTTGACTGCTAAAAGTGACGTTTGGAGCTTCGGTGTGGTTCTCTACGAGCTAATCACAGGAAGGAGAGCAGTAGAAAAAAACATGCCTCGCAATGAGCAGAAGCTCTTGGATTGGGTGAGACCCTATGTGTCAGATTCAAGAAAATTTCACCTTATAGTAGACCCCAGACTAGAAGGTCAATATTGCATCAAATCAGCTCAAAAACTTGCTTCTCTGGCAAACAAGTGCCTCGCAAAAAATGCCAAATCCCGGCCTAAAATGAGTGAGTTGGTTGAGATGCTAGGAAAGATAATTAGTGAGACATTATCGGAAAATGATTCTGCTCCCCAACATGCTAAAGAAACTCAAGGCAAGAAGGAAGAAACTGAGAAATCTGTTCGGAAGTTCAATTGGAAAAACTGGACACTCAGATAG